In Cetobacterium sp. ZOR0034, one DNA window encodes the following:
- a CDS encoding DUF2628 domain-containing protein encodes MSNYIKSNQKNKEFLESNEEKLLKYIDKKGEYYLNIFKGPKNKTNFCALFLGPLWMGYRRMYFETFIVGCCVALLGFIAMMYEFFSFKVISNSTIRGLNYALMGLMGFFGNYIYFLSLKRRITKGDEKKGVSKIGILYGFILGVLMPMAIAGVAGIILMLLLGE; translated from the coding sequence ATGAGTAATTATATAAAATCAAATCAAAAAAATAAAGAGTTCTTAGAAAGTAATGAGGAGAAATTATTAAAGTATATTGATAAAAAAGGAGAGTACTATCTAAATATTTTTAAAGGACCAAAAAATAAAACTAATTTCTGTGCCTTATTTTTAGGTCCATTATGGATGGGATATAGACGAATGTATTTTGAAACTTTTATTGTTGGTTGTTGTGTTGCTTTATTAGGTTTTATAGCAATGATGTATGAGTTTTTCTCTTTCAAAGTAATCTCTAATTCTACTATTAGAGGTTTGAATTATGCTTTAATGGGACTGATGGGATTTTTTGGTAACTATATCTATTTTTTATCTTTAAAAAGAAGAATAACTAAAGGTGATGAAAAAAAAGGAGTTTCAAAAATAGGAATTTTATATGGATTTATTTTAGGTGTTTTAATGCCAATGGCTATAGCAGGAGTAGCTGGAATTATTTTAATGCTTTTATTGGGAGAGTAA